A single Planctomycetaceae bacterium DNA region contains:
- a CDS encoding prepilin-type N-terminal cleavage/methylation domain-containing protein, whose product MFRAICKLLRLADDFRRMPVYESSLPPAFRERKRWNRLVGTGNVGAGQAVGSARGGFSLPELLIVLAILTTMTAFALPSMRGPLDKSRLRSSATSVKAAIAKARATAIRRGCDVLFRYQPGTDRWWLECSGTPFGSSATLTTDGALDERITGTESSPGNKLEVIHEGQLPTGCWFIEPVMAEVTRANSGLLPDAQADSVPGLVENAPIGSDREMEPIRFRPNGRSRDAEIQIGGSRNFAVKVNVRGLTGSISYTAPFRLPSIDQQDVVREGAI is encoded by the coding sequence ATGTTCAGGGCGATCTGCAAACTCTTGCGCCTTGCAGACGACTTCCGTCGGATGCCGGTGTACGAATCCAGTCTCCCTCCGGCCTTCCGTGAACGAAAGCGTTGGAACAGACTTGTTGGCACAGGAAATGTTGGGGCAGGGCAGGCCGTTGGATCAGCACGCGGCGGATTCTCTCTGCCGGAACTGCTGATCGTGCTGGCAATTCTAACCACCATGACAGCGTTCGCGTTGCCTTCGATGCGCGGGCCCCTGGACAAGAGCCGTCTGCGATCGTCTGCAACATCAGTCAAAGCCGCCATCGCGAAAGCTCGTGCCACTGCGATTCGCCGCGGCTGTGACGTGCTGTTCCGATATCAACCCGGGACCGACCGCTGGTGGCTTGAATGCTCAGGAACACCGTTCGGTTCGTCTGCGACTCTCACGACCGATGGCGCACTGGATGAACGAATCACTGGAACTGAATCATCGCCGGGCAACAAGTTGGAAGTCATCCACGAAGGCCAGCTTCCAACAGGATGCTGGTTTATCGAACCCGTCATGGCCGAAGTCACACGGGCGAATTCCGGATTGCTGCCGGATGCCCAAGCGGATTCGGTGCCAGGACTCGTTGAGAATGCGCCGATTGGTTCTGATCGAGAGATGGAGCCGATTCGATTCCGTCCGAACGGTCGAAGTCGTGACGCCGAAATTCAGATCGGTGGCAGTCGAAACTTCGCGGTGAAGGTGAATGTTCGCGGCCTGACCGGAAGCATTTCGTATACGGCTCCGTTTCGCCTTCCGTCTATAGATCAGCAGGACGTGGTGAGGGAGGGTGCCATATGA